A single Crateriforma conspicua DNA region contains:
- a CDS encoding Rpn family recombination-promoting nuclease/putative transposase translates to MSIGIDPLVDFAAKRVLGSPEHSSITLHFLNAVLGFADRIVDVTILNPINLKDFDVDKLSILDIKATDRVGRRYNIEVQTTRPLGLPKRLTYYAAKQLIEQLGEGDQYADLNPSISICLLDSVMFRYEPGLQHAFGLRTVGGLSLTNCLQVHVFELPKYAIPSDNQVIVDPVEQWLYFFRRAADCTPEELADRLPDPVFAEATGVLQMIARNPEERQHYDDRLKAERDEWARTEQAKIEGFAEGRREERLRTVKMLRDIVGESDPSDSDLAGLSLDQLGQLETTYQQRLRDRT, encoded by the coding sequence ATGTCAATTGGCATCGACCCGCTCGTCGACTTCGCCGCCAAGCGGGTGCTCGGCAGTCCGGAACATTCGTCGATCACGCTGCACTTCCTGAACGCGGTGCTCGGGTTTGCCGACCGAATCGTCGATGTGACGATTTTGAACCCGATTAACCTGAAGGACTTCGACGTCGACAAATTGTCGATCCTGGACATCAAAGCGACCGACAGAGTGGGCCGGAGATACAACATCGAAGTCCAAACGACCCGGCCGTTGGGCCTGCCGAAGCGGTTGACGTACTACGCGGCCAAGCAATTGATCGAGCAACTTGGCGAAGGCGACCAGTACGCCGATCTGAACCCGTCGATCAGCATCTGCTTGCTCGATTCGGTCATGTTCCGCTATGAACCGGGCCTGCAGCACGCGTTCGGACTTCGCACCGTCGGCGGGTTATCGCTGACCAATTGCTTGCAGGTCCACGTTTTCGAACTTCCCAAGTACGCCATCCCAAGCGATAATCAAGTCATCGTCGACCCGGTCGAGCAGTGGTTGTACTTTTTCCGTCGTGCAGCCGACTGCACTCCCGAAGAACTGGCCGACCGCCTCCCCGACCCGGTATTCGCTGAAGCCACAGGAGTTTTGCAAATGATCGCCCGAAACCCTGAAGAACGACAGCACTACGACGATCGGCTTAAAGCCGAACGCGATGAGTGGGCAAGGACCGAACAGGCGAAGATCGAAGGGTTTGCGGAAGGCAGACGAGAAGAGCGTCTTCGCACAGTCAAAATGCTTCGTGACATTGTCGGCGAGAGCGATCCGTCGGACTCGGATCTAGCGGGGCTTTCGCTCGATCAGTTGGGGCAACTTGAAACCACCTACCAGCAGCGACTTCGCGACCGAACCTGA
- a CDS encoding YwiC-like family protein, which translates to MLQAGLRRQAGRRDGRGGGIDVDRHWDAEQDNLVSSRCPDLPCGSLLSRLRVKFLTIITRTATIQNTTSQATPATKLKPKEHGAYAIVGIPIITALVIAGPTVAGVCVAVAAVTGFLAHEPLLVTLGHRGSRAQRTTPAASRRLAVLVSITVACGTVAIAMGSASVRWSLVLCGVLATASFALAIVGKHKTLGGQLFGVVGLSVPCVPIMLAGKAPLALTLEAWSTWLIGFAATTMAVRGVIATQKRQARWLHWWSLGGLTLLVVLLTYRAMQLPIVTFPMLVMSWYLMVDPPHAKQLKRVGWTLVVGTVASAIWMTRNA; encoded by the coding sequence GTGCTACAAGCTGGACTTAGACGCCAAGCCGGAAGACGAGACGGTCGCGGCGGCGGAATAGACGTCGACAGACACTGGGACGCTGAGCAAGACAATCTCGTTTCTTCGCGTTGCCCCGATCTTCCCTGCGGCTCTCTCCTCTCGCGACTCCGCGTCAAATTTTTAACGATAATCACGAGAACCGCCACGATTCAAAACACGACCTCACAAGCTACGCCGGCGACCAAGCTGAAACCCAAGGAACACGGGGCGTACGCGATTGTCGGGATCCCGATTATCACCGCCCTTGTGATCGCTGGCCCGACGGTTGCCGGGGTGTGCGTGGCCGTCGCCGCCGTGACGGGTTTTTTGGCTCATGAACCGTTGCTTGTCACGCTCGGTCACCGCGGTTCGCGTGCCCAACGAACCACGCCGGCGGCATCCCGACGACTCGCGGTTTTGGTGTCCATCACCGTTGCTTGTGGCACCGTCGCGATCGCGATGGGCTCCGCCTCGGTCCGATGGTCATTGGTACTCTGCGGCGTGCTGGCAACCGCCAGCTTTGCTTTGGCGATCGTGGGCAAACACAAAACACTCGGCGGTCAGCTCTTTGGGGTTGTCGGTTTGTCGGTCCCGTGTGTGCCAATCATGCTTGCTGGGAAAGCACCGCTTGCCTTGACCTTAGAAGCTTGGAGCACTTGGCTGATCGGCTTCGCTGCCACGACGATGGCGGTTCGGGGGGTCATTGCAACCCAAAAGCGGCAAGCACGATGGTTGCATTGGTGGTCCCTTGGAGGATTGACGCTATTGGTCGTCTTGTTGACGTACAGGGCAATGCAGCTTCCGATCGTCACCTTCCCAATGCTGGTGATGTCTTGGTATCTCATGGTGGATCCTCCCCACGCCAAGCAACTTAAACGCGTTGGCTGGACCTTAGTTGTCGGCACCGTTGCGTCGGCGATCTGGATGACACGCAACGCTTGA
- a CDS encoding cytochrome c3 family protein, which produces MLRPTNLIFAATSILVVFMIAVVVSKRAGQDGLAPVAEDIRSGTRQELRPAADTGSSKASTTSATTRTHPVIIRQPDGPPRVKLTGFDPQGRSGEVACSTCHSVRQPNLENKTPETLDEFHQGLVVNHGKLACYACHNPEDSDSLKLADGTKVAYQDVMTMCSQCHGPQATAFAHGAHGGMNGHWDLTRGPQMKNNCVDCHDPHSPAYPKMMVGFKPKDRFNAPRADHHDHEGAESHDDH; this is translated from the coding sequence ATGCTTCGACCGACAAATCTGATCTTTGCCGCAACGTCAATTCTGGTCGTTTTCATGATCGCGGTTGTTGTGTCAAAGCGTGCCGGGCAAGATGGCTTGGCACCAGTTGCGGAAGACATCCGTAGTGGAACTCGTCAAGAGCTTCGGCCCGCCGCGGACACAGGCTCGTCGAAAGCCTCGACCACTTCCGCAACTACCAGAACACACCCAGTCATCATCCGTCAGCCCGACGGGCCGCCGCGAGTCAAGCTGACCGGCTTCGACCCGCAAGGGCGCAGCGGTGAAGTCGCCTGCTCGACCTGTCACAGCGTTCGCCAACCCAATCTTGAAAACAAGACGCCCGAAACGCTCGACGAGTTTCACCAAGGATTGGTTGTCAACCACGGCAAGCTCGCCTGTTACGCCTGCCACAACCCTGAAGATTCCGATTCGTTGAAATTGGCCGACGGAACCAAAGTCGCTTATCAAGACGTCATGACGATGTGTTCGCAGTGTCACGGCCCGCAAGCGACCGCGTTCGCCCATGGTGCTCACGGAGGCATGAATGGACACTGGGATTTGACTCGCGGACCGCAAATGAAGAACAACTGCGTTGATTGCCACGATCCGCACTCACCGGCCTACCCCAAGATGATGGTCGGCTTTAAACCGAAAGATCGCTTCAACGCACCGCGTGCCGACCACCACGACCACGAAGGAGCGGAATCGCATGACGACCACTGA
- a CDS encoding integrase core domain-containing protein, whose protein sequence is MPNQSPFIFQPWLFVLWCMAGWIGKQQQEVIDYLVTENAILREKVGGKRILLDDDQRRRLAVKGKVLGRKRLRQIKTLFTPDTLLRWHRRLVAEKHTYPGSGKSGRPKISVDTEALIVRLANENSTWGCDRIQGELRKLSVIVSDTTVQNVLKSNGIEPQPTRKDGTSWSEFLAAHLDCLGAIDFTTVDVWTPKGLRTIYLLFAMQIGTRKVQCLGSTEHPDEAWMLEAVDRVTADDGIFGGENHPTIVLMDRDTKFSKAFRAKLENKEVKPHVLPPRSPNLNAHMERFIGTYKRELARQMIFFGKSMLDKATAIFLEHYHDERPHQGLDNERIMKFEHPPPDKGEIVVDKRLGGLLKSYSRAA, encoded by the coding sequence ATGCCGAATCAATCTCCATTCATTTTTCAGCCCTGGCTGTTCGTCCTGTGGTGCATGGCAGGGTGGATTGGCAAACAGCAACAGGAAGTCATCGACTACCTCGTCACCGAGAATGCGATCCTTCGAGAGAAGGTCGGCGGCAAACGAATTCTGCTGGACGACGATCAGCGTCGACGACTCGCTGTCAAAGGCAAGGTGCTGGGGCGGAAACGCCTTCGGCAGATCAAGACGCTGTTCACACCGGACACGCTGCTGCGTTGGCATCGACGACTGGTTGCCGAGAAACACACGTATCCCGGTAGCGGAAAGTCCGGTCGACCGAAGATCTCCGTCGACACCGAAGCGCTGATCGTTCGGTTGGCCAACGAAAATTCGACTTGGGGGTGCGATCGTATACAAGGTGAACTTCGCAAACTGAGCGTGATCGTTTCGGACACCACCGTTCAAAACGTCTTGAAGAGCAACGGCATCGAGCCGCAACCGACACGCAAAGATGGCACGTCATGGTCGGAGTTCCTGGCCGCCCACCTCGATTGCCTTGGGGCGATTGACTTCACGACGGTCGATGTTTGGACGCCAAAAGGACTGCGGACGATCTACTTGCTGTTCGCGATGCAGATCGGAACGCGGAAGGTGCAGTGCCTTGGCAGTACCGAACATCCCGATGAAGCCTGGATGCTCGAAGCGGTCGATCGGGTGACGGCAGATGACGGCATCTTCGGCGGCGAAAATCACCCGACGATCGTACTGATGGATCGCGATACAAAGTTCAGCAAAGCATTCCGGGCAAAGCTAGAAAACAAAGAAGTGAAGCCTCATGTCCTGCCGCCGCGTTCACCAAACTTAAACGCTCACATGGAGCGGTTTATCGGCACGTACAAGCGAGAGTTGGCTCGGCAGATGATCTTCTTCGGCAAGTCGATGCTCGATAAAGCCACCGCAATCTTTTTGGAACACTATCACGACGAACGACCGCACCAGGGACTCGATAACGAGCGGATCATGAAGTTCGAACATCCGCCGCCAGATAAAGGCGAGATCGTCGTCGACAAGCGACTCGGCGGACTGCTGAAGTCGTACAGCCGGGCGGCTTGA
- a CDS encoding Crp/Fnr family transcriptional regulator: protein MSEQKPSSESDRIANDQPLERVILGCPLFAGLGPANIRSLALAARIQDFAAGELIFRQGEQCAGVYIVETGVVRVYCRGGGGQEHVLHLCGPGQSFAEVAVFADFDLPANAASVEATRCLFIPAEIIQDQIATNHDFCRQMLASMAFWTRHFTDLLSDIVLRDASDRILSYLQSLPRDATGIVDLPGPKKHIANHLDLTSETFSRTLRSLADRGHIEITSGRGIRIINT, encoded by the coding sequence ATGTCCGAACAAAAACCTTCTAGCGAATCAGACCGCATCGCCAACGATCAGCCGCTGGAACGTGTGATCCTCGGCTGTCCCCTATTTGCGGGGCTCGGGCCTGCGAATATCCGGTCGCTTGCCTTGGCCGCCAGAATTCAAGACTTTGCAGCGGGCGAATTGATCTTTAGGCAAGGCGAGCAATGTGCTGGCGTTTACATTGTCGAAACCGGAGTGGTGCGGGTTTATTGCCGGGGCGGTGGAGGACAAGAGCACGTGCTTCATCTTTGCGGCCCCGGTCAATCGTTCGCGGAGGTCGCCGTGTTCGCTGATTTTGACCTGCCCGCCAATGCGGCAAGCGTCGAGGCCACGCGTTGTCTCTTCATTCCCGCTGAGATCATTCAAGACCAGATCGCCACCAATCACGACTTTTGTCGCCAGATGCTTGCCAGCATGGCGTTCTGGACCCGGCACTTCACTGATTTACTCAGCGACATCGTCCTGCGAGATGCATCGGACCGCATTCTCAGTTATCTGCAATCTTTACCCCGCGACGCCACCGGCATCGTCGACCTGCCCGGTCCCAAAAAACACATCGCCAACCACCTTGATTTAACGAGCGAAACGTTCTCGCGAACGCTCCGCAGTCTCGCCGACCGTGGCCATATTGAGATCACCTCCGGCCGCGGCATCCGCATAATCAATACGTAG
- a CDS encoding 4Fe-4S dicluster domain-containing protein: protein MTTTETPQKPSLPIVENFTRRAAVKGAFATLGAGAFVAAISPLRQAARNSSAAEFMQTHYSELSPEQKADVIARLEAEAKEKYDADVTIADDRPIPGTKFVYAINLSVCNGNGKCVEACHKENNHDRDTNQSYIRVIEMPKGTMDMEKGSTTYTGAVPKDDKFYLPVQCQQCDEPPCVDVCPVKATWKEEDGIVVVDYNWCIGCRYCEAACPYHARRFNWKKPEVPAKEVNPDQSYLSNRIRPVGVVEKCTYCLHRTRRGKLPACLEACPTGARVFGNILDPKSNIRWILENKRVYILKEELGTKPAFFYYFD from the coding sequence ATGACGACCACTGAAACACCGCAGAAGCCATCACTTCCGATCGTCGAAAACTTCACGCGACGGGCCGCCGTTAAAGGCGCGTTCGCGACACTGGGTGCTGGCGCGTTCGTTGCCGCAATCTCGCCGCTGCGGCAAGCCGCCAGGAATTCGTCGGCCGCCGAGTTCATGCAGACGCATTACAGCGAATTGTCGCCGGAACAAAAGGCCGACGTGATCGCTCGCTTGGAAGCCGAAGCGAAAGAGAAATACGACGCCGACGTGACGATCGCCGATGATCGACCAATTCCCGGCACGAAGTTCGTGTACGCGATCAACCTGAGCGTGTGCAACGGCAACGGCAAATGCGTCGAAGCTTGTCACAAGGAAAACAACCACGACCGCGACACGAATCAGTCGTACATCCGTGTGATCGAAATGCCCAAGGGCACGATGGACATGGAAAAGGGCTCCACCACCTACACCGGAGCGGTCCCGAAGGACGACAAGTTCTACCTGCCCGTGCAGTGCCAGCAATGCGACGAGCCGCCGTGCGTCGACGTTTGTCCGGTTAAGGCCACGTGGAAGGAAGAAGATGGCATTGTCGTGGTCGATTACAACTGGTGCATCGGATGCCGGTACTGCGAAGCGGCGTGCCCCTACCACGCGCGGCGTTTCAATTGGAAGAAGCCCGAGGTGCCGGCCAAGGAAGTCAATCCCGACCAAAGCTACCTGAGCAACCGTATCCGTCCGGTCGGCGTCGTCGAAAAGTGCACGTACTGCTTGCACCGAACGCGACGCGGCAAGTTGCCCGCGTGCTTGGAAGCATGCCCCACTGGTGCTCGAGTCTTCGGCAACATCCTCGACCCAAAATCCAACATCCGCTGGATCCTCGAGAACAAACGCGTGTACATCCTTAAAGAAGAACTCGGCACGAAGCCAGCTTTCTTCTATTACTTCGATTAG
- a CDS encoding metallophosphoesterase family protein, whose amino-acid sequence MKIISIQPELIREIPFLNAGRGPGGFYRDSLPVHRGFVDALPEGISAIIATADLQGRETFESASGKPLSLLGEVLPAILAREILPNLGLADGRIGVLLAGDFYTVPALDKRGGSGDVSSVWQAFADEFDWIVGVAGNHDLFGDAATRPRFTAPVHFLDNDTVTIDELPIAGLSGIPGNPRRPWRRSEEDFVEALEGLLCESPGILVMHEGPDAPEFGFRGSPRMREAIERSEPTLIVRGHAHWNEPLAELSNGTQILNVDARVVILTSEAS is encoded by the coding sequence ATGAAGATCATATCAATTCAACCCGAGCTGATTCGGGAGATTCCATTCCTGAATGCTGGCCGAGGGCCGGGCGGTTTCTACAGGGACTCGCTGCCGGTGCACCGTGGATTTGTGGATGCGCTACCTGAGGGAATATCCGCGATCATCGCCACTGCTGATCTGCAAGGACGCGAGACTTTCGAATCGGCTAGCGGCAAACCACTTAGTCTGCTCGGTGAAGTCCTGCCGGCGATCCTTGCCCGTGAGATCCTTCCAAATCTCGGCCTCGCCGACGGGAGGATTGGCGTGCTCCTGGCAGGCGACTTCTACACGGTTCCCGCACTCGACAAGCGTGGCGGATCCGGTGACGTATCTTCCGTATGGCAGGCGTTTGCCGACGAGTTCGATTGGATCGTTGGCGTCGCCGGAAACCACGACCTGTTCGGCGACGCAGCAACTCGTCCCCGATTTACCGCCCCAGTTCATTTTCTCGACAACGACACAGTCACCATCGATGAACTGCCGATCGCAGGGCTGAGTGGCATCCCGGGCAATCCAAGGCGCCCATGGCGTCGGTCAGAAGAGGATTTCGTTGAAGCACTGGAAGGACTGCTATGCGAATCGCCGGGAATATTGGTCATGCACGAAGGACCGGATGCACCTGAATTCGGTTTCCGCGGTTCGCCTAGAATGCGAGAAGCAATCGAGCGTTCGGAGCCAACGCTTATTGTTCGAGGGCACGCTCATTGGAATGAACCTCTCGCAGAACTCTCAAACGGGACTCAGATACTCAACGTCGACGCGAGAGTCGTCATTCTCACGAGTGAAGCATCATGA
- the dsrP gene encoding sulfate reduction electron transfer complex DsrMKJOP subunit DsrP → MSSIITPSESESHVTSYPKFIGRSLWLATEGSFAFYAWMTMLTALFLVGANAWANQVAGGMIGTNMTDQVSWGLYIANFTFMVGLAAGGVMMVIPAYLYHDRKMHDVVIIGELLAIAAIVMCLLFVVADLGRPDRFWHMLPIIGKFNWPISMLTWDVIVLNGYLLLNLHICGYLLYMRFLGRKPNPTWYIPFVMLSIVWAISIHTVTAFLYCGLGGRPFWNTALLAPRFLASAFVSGPAFIIVSMVLIKRLTGVGGLDQPIATLTKIIRVTILVNLLMVASELFTEFYTGGSHVSAAKYLFFGLHGKTALVPWTWTAIGLNVTAALLFLWPGLLRFRWRPLLVTACVMAFVGAWIEKGMGLIIPGFVPSTLHEIVEYVPSQLEWKVTVGIWAFGLMVFTIAIKTALPTLKHPAEHSR, encoded by the coding sequence ATGAGCAGCATCATCACACCGAGCGAATCTGAATCGCACGTCACAAGCTACCCGAAGTTCATCGGGCGATCGTTATGGTTGGCAACCGAAGGTTCGTTCGCGTTTTACGCATGGATGACGATGCTGACCGCGTTGTTCTTGGTCGGCGCGAACGCTTGGGCCAACCAAGTCGCCGGCGGCATGATCGGCACCAACATGACCGATCAGGTTTCGTGGGGACTGTACATCGCCAACTTTACGTTCATGGTCGGATTGGCGGCCGGTGGAGTGATGATGGTGATCCCGGCGTACCTGTATCATGACCGCAAGATGCACGACGTCGTCATCATCGGCGAACTGTTGGCGATCGCCGCTATCGTGATGTGCTTGCTGTTCGTCGTCGCTGACCTCGGTCGTCCCGATCGGTTCTGGCACATGCTGCCCATCATCGGCAAATTCAACTGGCCGATCTCGATGTTGACGTGGGATGTGATTGTGCTGAACGGCTACCTGCTGTTGAACCTACACATCTGCGGCTATCTGCTTTACATGCGGTTCCTCGGTCGCAAGCCCAATCCGACGTGGTACATCCCGTTCGTGATGCTTTCAATCGTTTGGGCGATCTCGATCCACACCGTCACCGCGTTCTTGTACTGCGGCCTCGGCGGGCGACCGTTCTGGAATACGGCCCTGCTCGCGCCGCGTTTCCTCGCGTCCGCCTTCGTTTCCGGTCCGGCGTTCATCATCGTATCGATGGTGCTGATCAAACGACTGACCGGCGTCGGCGGCCTCGATCAACCGATCGCGACGCTGACCAAAATCATCCGAGTCACGATCCTGGTCAACCTGCTGATGGTTGCCTCGGAACTATTCACTGAGTTCTACACCGGCGGATCGCATGTCAGCGCCGCGAAATACTTGTTCTTCGGTTTGCACGGCAAGACCGCACTTGTGCCATGGACATGGACCGCGATCGGACTGAATGTCACCGCGGCGCTGCTTTTCCTGTGGCCGGGACTGCTGCGATTTCGCTGGCGACCTTTACTGGTGACCGCTTGCGTGATGGCATTCGTCGGTGCGTGGATCGAAAAAGGCATGGGCCTGATCATCCCCGGCTTTGTCCCCAGCACGCTGCACGAGATCGTCGAATACGTCCCCAGCCAACTCGAATGGAAAGTCACCGTCGGCATCTGGGCTTTTGGCCTGATGGTCTTCACGATCGCCATCAAAACCGCACTGCCAACCCTTAAGCATCCGGCCGAGCACTCGCGATAG
- the nrfH gene encoding cytochrome c nitrite reductase small subunit — MTKDTSHTNRPEPDEGSGPATSDPASPQAKPRFGKGAIVFAMTLGVLAGVGMFTFGYGKGASYLSNNPQTCVNCHVMQDHMDSWQQSSHHHVAVCNDCHLPHDPIGKWVTKADNGFFHSLAFTLGGYDDPIQIKPRNRRVTQSTCVDCHKNFVHNLLPANTGSDMTNCVHCHGDVGHAGR; from the coding sequence GTGACGAAGGATACGTCCCACACGAACCGACCGGAACCTGACGAAGGATCAGGACCAGCGACATCAGACCCAGCGTCACCGCAAGCGAAGCCGCGTTTCGGCAAGGGCGCGATCGTGTTTGCGATGACGCTTGGGGTGCTCGCTGGCGTGGGGATGTTCACGTTTGGGTACGGCAAAGGGGCCAGCTACCTAAGCAACAATCCGCAGACGTGCGTGAACTGCCACGTGATGCAGGATCACATGGATTCGTGGCAACAGAGCAGTCACCACCACGTCGCGGTTTGCAACGATTGTCATCTGCCGCATGACCCGATCGGGAAGTGGGTGACCAAAGCCGACAACGGGTTCTTCCACTCGTTGGCGTTTACGTTGGGCGGATATGACGATCCGATCCAGATCAAACCACGCAACCGACGGGTGACGCAAAGCACCTGCGTCGATTGTCACAAGAACTTCGTGCACAACCTGCTGCCGGCCAACACTGGATCAGACATGACCAATTGCGTGCATTGCCACGGAGACGTCGGCCACGCCGGACGCTGA
- a CDS encoding ammonia-forming cytochrome c nitrite reductase subunit c552 — MANEMKRGFGWLAMLTLLTAVATVGLVALLVNIFERKQEARAPFTKVVEVTEVSSDPKPWGLNFPQQYEDYLKTVNDPYTDFGGNHALPPSKLKEHPWLKRLFAGYAFSIDYREARGHAHMLSDQEVTKRVTDVQQAGACLHCHASIIPTYRRIGLEEMGEDATPAVLAEDFNIEAVMAGFKAVSQKTYEEVHAEVEKTADGFDVASGDPHMGGAHPVSCVDCHDPDTMEIRVTRPGFILGIDKLAKSDDPVPHLPSIGEWRAAGSKGDYDPNTMATRQEMRSFVCGQCHVEYYCANKMTLTFPWSNGLKMEELEAEWDATVFPDGEDGSEGGEFYDYVHKETGTKVYKAQHPEFELWSQGIHARSGVSCSDCHMPYEKKGATKVSSHWVRSPMMNINKACQTCHNIPEQEIKDRVDLIQDRTRALIDRAAAANVDMFDAIIEVQKAGATEEQLAPIRKLQRKAMWRLDYIASENSKGFHARQEAARILGESADYARQAIAVCYKLDLDAKPEDETVAAAE, encoded by the coding sequence ATGGCGAACGAAATGAAACGCGGCTTCGGATGGCTGGCCATGTTGACGCTGTTGACCGCAGTTGCAACCGTCGGCTTGGTGGCTCTGCTGGTCAACATTTTTGAACGGAAGCAGGAAGCCCGCGCACCTTTCACCAAAGTGGTCGAGGTGACCGAGGTCAGTAGCGACCCGAAACCGTGGGGACTGAACTTTCCGCAGCAGTACGAAGACTATCTAAAAACCGTCAACGATCCGTACACGGACTTCGGTGGCAATCACGCGCTGCCGCCCAGTAAGCTGAAAGAGCATCCGTGGTTGAAGCGATTGTTCGCCGGATACGCGTTCAGTATCGACTACCGCGAAGCCCGTGGCCATGCTCACATGCTTTCCGACCAAGAAGTCACCAAGCGTGTCACCGACGTACAACAAGCCGGTGCCTGTTTGCATTGCCACGCTTCAATCATCCCGACCTATCGCCGCATCGGTTTGGAAGAGATGGGCGAAGACGCCACACCGGCGGTGCTGGCCGAAGACTTTAACATAGAAGCGGTCATGGCGGGCTTCAAAGCGGTCAGCCAAAAGACATACGAAGAAGTCCACGCCGAAGTCGAAAAGACCGCCGACGGTTTTGACGTTGCGTCGGGTGATCCGCACATGGGCGGGGCGCATCCGGTTTCGTGTGTCGATTGTCACGATCCCGACACGATGGAAATTCGCGTCACCCGGCCGGGTTTTATTTTGGGCATCGACAAGCTGGCCAAGAGCGATGATCCGGTGCCGCACTTGCCCAGCATTGGCGAGTGGCGAGCGGCCGGCAGCAAGGGCGACTACGACCCGAACACGATGGCGACGCGTCAGGAAATGCGTTCGTTCGTGTGCGGACAGTGTCATGTCGAATACTACTGCGCGAACAAGATGACGCTGACGTTTCCGTGGAGCAACGGCCTGAAGATGGAAGAGCTCGAAGCCGAGTGGGACGCGACCGTGTTTCCGGATGGCGAAGACGGAAGCGAGGGTGGTGAGTTCTACGACTACGTCCACAAAGAGACCGGCACGAAGGTATACAAGGCTCAGCACCCCGAGTTCGAATTGTGGAGCCAGGGCATTCATGCTCGGTCGGGTGTCAGTTGCAGCGATTGCCACATGCCATACGAGAAGAAGGGGGCGACGAAGGTCAGTAGCCACTGGGTTCGCAGCCCGATGATGAACATCAACAAGGCCTGCCAAACCTGTCATAACATTCCCGAGCAAGAGATCAAAGACCGCGTCGACCTGATCCAGGATCGAACGCGGGCGTTGATCGACCGGGCCGCCGCGGCGAACGTGGACATGTTCGACGCGATCATCGAAGTGCAGAAAGCCGGCGCGACGGAAGAACAACTAGCACCGATTCGCAAGCTGCAACGTAAGGCGATGTGGCGACTCGATTACATCGCCAGCGAAAACAGCAAGGGTTTCCACGCTCGCCAGGAAGCCGCCCGCATCCTGGGCGAGTCCGCGGACTACGCCCGCCAAGCGATCGCGGTGTGCTACAAGCTGGACTTAGACGCCAAGCCGGAAGACGAGACGGTCGCGGCGGCGGAATAG